A window of Corallococcus macrosporus DSM 14697 contains these coding sequences:
- a CDS encoding LysM peptidoglycan-binding domain-containing protein has protein sequence MTGSNTSYRIRQGDTLSAIARRNNTTVDALARANNIQNPDRIIAGKTLVIPGARDGFEANVPRPVPRPAGLQTGGAQPRDSFEAGTSQAGMAQGVTPAGTGAVSGTQNGYRNIDLTAFRQGGSNSESAIVVGTSEGNRTPSGGFTASYGGHTDPGNAKHNRGSFSYQGGGASSPSHADEIWNRELGRVTPQYQAAAQRAGLDPNNALLASSFYDLHTQSPRAAQNFLNRELPRLAQDPRGVTPEALVDARVNAFRNDAGELRAAGFDHSETRLRADQTRRETALVRALDARGYRDGGSNTSALPAEVPIPRPRPEHLTSGTPALPAEVPIPRPRPEHLTSGNTQAAESATPTDFNDTAAITPAADRPAVQTNAPWISQYDGSQVVRAGDTACFRAVEAMVKQAGGTVTGPGNRIQVATGDASGGGVTVDRAAAQRGREYIDSQLDAGLPVGVGVNHRSGQNSDNVDGITDHFVMITGRGVDEQGRTYYTFHDPATNHRERGADTNPNNRFYVNPDTGNLYREGPTTGAVVQRHFEVTMVRPNA, from the coding sequence ATGACTGGAAGCAACACCTCCTACCGAATCCGTCAGGGAGACACGCTCAGCGCCATTGCGCGGCGCAACAACACCACCGTGGATGCACTGGCGCGAGCCAACAACATCCAGAACCCGGACCGCATCATCGCCGGGAAGACCCTGGTCATCCCGGGCGCGCGGGACGGCTTCGAGGCCAACGTCCCCCGGCCGGTGCCGCGTCCGGCGGGCCTTCAGACGGGTGGGGCGCAGCCGCGTGACAGCTTCGAGGCGGGCACCTCCCAGGCGGGCATGGCGCAGGGCGTCACGCCCGCGGGCACCGGGGCGGTGTCTGGCACGCAGAATGGCTATCGCAACATCGACCTGACGGCGTTCCGCCAGGGCGGGTCCAACTCCGAGTCCGCCATTGTCGTTGGCACCTCGGAGGGCAACCGCACGCCGAGCGGCGGCTTCACGGCGAGCTACGGGGGTCACACGGACCCGGGCAATGCCAAGCACAACCGGGGCTCGTTCTCCTATCAGGGGGGCGGCGCGAGCTCGCCGTCGCACGCGGATGAAATCTGGAACCGCGAGCTGGGCCGCGTCACGCCGCAGTACCAGGCCGCCGCCCAGCGCGCGGGCCTGGACCCGAACAACGCGCTGCTGGCCTCCTCCTTCTACGACCTGCACACGCAGTCGCCCCGCGCGGCGCAGAACTTCCTCAACCGCGAGCTGCCCCGGCTGGCGCAGGACCCGCGCGGCGTGACGCCCGAGGCGCTGGTCGACGCGCGCGTGAATGCGTTCCGCAACGACGCGGGCGAGCTGCGCGCGGCGGGCTTCGACCACAGCGAGACGCGGCTGCGCGCCGACCAGACGCGCCGCGAGACGGCGCTGGTCCGGGCCCTGGACGCGCGCGGCTACCGCGACGGTGGCTCGAACACCTCCGCGCTGCCGGCCGAGGTCCCCATCCCGCGCCCGCGCCCGGAGCACCTGACGTCCGGCACCCCCGCGCTGCCGGCCGAGGTCCCCATCCCGCGCCCGCGCCCGGAGCACCTGACGTCCGGCAACACCCAGGCCGCCGAGAGCGCGACGCCCACGGACTTCAACGACACGGCGGCCATCACCCCCGCGGCGGACCGCCCGGCGGTCCAGACGAACGCGCCGTGGATCAGCCAGTATGACGGCTCGCAGGTGGTGCGCGCCGGTGACACGGCGTGCTTCCGCGCGGTGGAGGCCATGGTCAAGCAGGCGGGCGGCACCGTCACCGGCCCGGGCAACCGCATCCAGGTGGCCACCGGTGACGCCTCGGGCGGCGGCGTGACGGTGGACCGCGCGGCGGCGCAGCGGGGCCGCGAGTACATCGACAGCCAGCTCGACGCGGGCCTGCCCGTGGGCGTGGGGGTGAACCACCGCTCTGGCCAGAACTCCGACAACGTGGACGGCATCACCGACCACTTCGTCATGATTACCGGCCGCGGCGTCGACGAGCAGGGCCGCACGTACTACACCTTCCACGACCCCGCGACGAACCACCGGGAGCGTGGCGCGGACACCAACCCGAACAACCGCTTCTACGTGAACCCCGACACGGGCAACCTGTACCGCGAGGGGCCCACCACCGGCGCCGTGGTCCAGCGGCACTTCGAAGTGACGATGGTCCGGCCGAACGCCTAG
- a CDS encoding ATP-grasp domain-containing protein produces MNFVFISPHFPPHYFHFISALRERGVTVLGIGDASYESLHPELKESLREYYFVPSLTDEDALTRAAGYLTWRHGRIHRIDSLNESWLEVEARLREDFNVPGLHPEDIHRLRSKSGMAEVFHAAGVPHPDLIRVRDAAQVKAFAARVGYPLVLKPDVGVGAANTFKVASDAEVDAALSHPLPTTYVAQPFVRGTIVTYDGIVDRHGVIVFNLSHEYSDGGMETVMEQRDISFWSHTQIPPALDVLGRQVVAAFGLRERWFHLEFFRLPDGRFMVLEANLRPPGGFMVDMMNYTCDIDVYRLWARVVTGDPVADFRYTPRYHVCHSARRKSRRYRHSHADVEKKLGSSLILHRELPAIYHSLLGEQMYLSRHTDMDALRDTVRFIQEKA; encoded by the coding sequence ATGAACTTCGTCTTCATCTCCCCCCACTTCCCTCCGCATTACTTCCACTTCATCTCCGCGCTGCGGGAGCGGGGCGTCACGGTCCTCGGTATCGGTGACGCGTCCTACGAGTCGCTCCACCCCGAGCTGAAGGAGTCCCTGCGGGAGTACTACTTCGTCCCCAGCCTCACGGACGAGGACGCGCTCACCCGCGCGGCGGGCTACCTGACGTGGCGGCACGGCCGCATCCACCGCATCGACTCGCTCAACGAGTCCTGGCTGGAGGTGGAGGCGCGCCTGCGGGAGGACTTCAACGTCCCGGGCCTGCATCCCGAGGACATCCACCGGCTGCGCTCCAAGTCCGGCATGGCGGAGGTGTTCCATGCCGCGGGCGTGCCGCATCCGGACCTCATCCGCGTCCGCGACGCCGCGCAGGTGAAGGCCTTCGCCGCGCGCGTGGGCTACCCGCTGGTGCTCAAGCCGGACGTGGGCGTGGGCGCCGCCAACACCTTCAAGGTGGCCAGCGACGCGGAGGTGGACGCGGCCCTGTCCCATCCGCTGCCCACCACCTACGTGGCGCAGCCCTTCGTGCGGGGCACCATCGTCACCTACGACGGCATCGTGGACCGGCACGGCGTCATCGTCTTCAACCTCAGTCACGAGTACAGCGACGGAGGCATGGAGACGGTGATGGAGCAGCGCGACATCTCCTTCTGGAGCCACACGCAGATCCCCCCCGCGCTGGACGTGCTGGGCCGCCAGGTGGTGGCCGCCTTCGGCCTGCGCGAGCGCTGGTTCCACCTGGAGTTCTTCCGCCTGCCCGACGGCCGCTTCATGGTGCTGGAGGCCAACCTCCGTCCACCCGGCGGCTTCATGGTGGACATGATGAACTACACCTGTGACATCGACGTGTACCGGCTCTGGGCGCGCGTGGTGACGGGGGACCCGGTGGCGGACTTCCGCTACACGCCGCGCTACCACGTCTGTCACAGCGCGCGCCGCAAGTCCCGCCGCTACCGGCACTCGCACGCGGACGTGGAGAAGAAGCTGGGCAGCTCGCTCATCCTCCACCGCGAGCTGCCGGCCATCTACCACAGCCTCCTGGGCGAGCAGATGTACCTCTCCCGCCACACGGACATGGACGCCCTGCGGGACACGGTGCGCTTCATCCAGGAGAAGGCGTAG
- a CDS encoding DUF2378 family protein: MKHRRPVPLEQRLVYVQVVEGLLEHGLRGQVSPRLKHRLRQAGIDLDRPLLPAYPVPLWEQCLNVIAEETFPGVPREEAFRQLAERHVEGYGRTIVGRAVYGVMRLLGPRRMVQRLPQTLRGTDNYTEAELTEQGPTTFVMRMNSRVNAPGYAEALFEALLRMGGAESPRVTRTQEDADGTTYLLTWTER, translated from the coding sequence ATGAAGCACCGAAGGCCCGTTCCCCTGGAGCAGCGGCTCGTCTACGTCCAGGTGGTGGAGGGCCTGCTGGAGCACGGGCTGCGCGGCCAGGTGTCCCCGCGCCTCAAGCACCGGCTGCGGCAGGCCGGCATCGACCTGGACCGGCCGCTGCTGCCCGCCTACCCGGTGCCGCTGTGGGAGCAGTGCCTGAACGTCATCGCCGAGGAGACCTTCCCCGGCGTGCCCCGGGAGGAGGCCTTCCGCCAGCTCGCCGAGCGCCACGTGGAGGGCTACGGCCGCACCATCGTGGGGCGCGCGGTGTACGGCGTGATGCGGCTGCTGGGCCCCCGGCGCATGGTGCAGCGCCTGCCGCAGACGCTGCGCGGCACCGACAACTACACGGAGGCGGAGCTCACGGAGCAGGGCCCCACCACCTTCGTGATGCGGATGAACTCGCGGGTGAACGCGCCCGGCTACGCGGAGGCGCTCTTCGAGGCGCTCCTGCGCATGGGCGGCGCCGAGTCCCCGCGCGTGACGCGCACGCAAGAAGACGCGGACGGCACCACGTACCTGCTCACCTGGACGGAGCGCTGA
- a CDS encoding alpha/beta hydrolase — MGHVHIVRDFPSPQEGFARTVRVYTPHAYDAMPGHRFPVLYMHDGQNVFAHPESALFETWCANLALEHGVGEGSLEPWLIVAVDSGQGRVHDYSPWDEPRGQVHARGEAYARFLVEHLKPLVDRTYRTRPEPRWTGAMGSSLGGLISLYLGCRYPDVFGRIGALSPTVTWGASQLFGAWASHSRRWTRIYLDAGAHEYTDASGVPLYYGESTRAFYEHLKQLGYADHEVALVLDPHGGHHERDWQRRLPTAMRWLLG, encoded by the coding sequence ATGGGCCACGTCCACATCGTCCGAGACTTCCCCTCCCCCCAGGAGGGCTTCGCGCGCACCGTGCGCGTCTATACCCCCCACGCATACGACGCGATGCCGGGCCACCGGTTCCCCGTGCTGTACATGCACGACGGGCAGAACGTGTTCGCCCACCCTGAATCGGCCCTCTTCGAGACCTGGTGCGCCAACCTGGCGCTGGAGCACGGCGTGGGCGAAGGGAGCCTGGAGCCCTGGCTCATCGTCGCGGTGGACTCCGGCCAGGGGCGCGTGCACGACTATTCGCCGTGGGACGAGCCTCGCGGCCAGGTTCACGCGCGCGGCGAGGCCTACGCGCGCTTCCTGGTGGAGCACCTCAAGCCGCTGGTGGACCGCACCTACCGCACCCGGCCGGAGCCTCGGTGGACGGGGGCCATGGGCTCGTCGCTGGGGGGCCTGATTTCGCTGTACCTCGGGTGCCGCTACCCGGACGTGTTCGGCCGCATCGGCGCCCTGTCCCCCACCGTGACGTGGGGCGCCAGCCAGCTCTTCGGCGCGTGGGCTTCGCACAGCCGCCGCTGGACGCGCATCTACCTGGACGCGGGCGCCCACGAGTACACCGACGCCAGCGGCGTGCCGCTCTACTACGGCGAGTCCACGCGCGCCTTCTACGAGCACCTCAAGCAGCTGGGCTACGCGGACCACGAGGTGGCGCTGGTGCTGGACCCGCACGGCGGACACCACGAGCGGGACTGGCAGCGCCGGCTGCCGACCGCCATGCGCTGGCTGCTGGGGTGA